The stretch of DNA TGTAATGTGTTGTGCTTTGTTTTGTTTTGTTACTTGCATGAACCTATTTATATCGCTTGACCGTGATTAAAATCATTGAGTGCCCCAGAGACGCCATGCAGGGAATAAAAGTATTTATTCCCACAGAAGCCAAGGTAGAATACATTAATGCCCTGTTAAAGGTCGGCTTTGATACCATAGATGTGGGCAGTTTCGTGTCTGCACGGTATGTTCCGCAGATGGCCGATACAGCCGATGTGCTCCGGCAGATTCATTGGTCTGAATCTTCTTCCAAACTGTCAGTTATTGTGGCCAATGTGCGGGGAGCTATAGAGGCTTGCCAGTATCCGCAGGTAACTTATTTAGGCTATCCGTTTTCTATTTCGGAAACTTTTCAGCTGCGTAACACCAATTCCACCATGGAAAAGGCTTTAAAAACTGTTGCGTCAATCCGTGAAATAGCAAGTCGGAAAGGTAAAGGTTTTGTTGTGTATCTCTCCATGGCTTTTGGCAATCCCTACGGAGATCCCTGGAGCCTGGAGATAGCTGAAAAGTGGGTTGCCGAAATTGATCAATTTCAAGTGCAGTATATTTCTCTTTCAGACACCATTGGTGTAGCCCGCCCTGATGTGATAGAGGATTTCTTTAAACATTTTACCCACCGCTTTCCGCATATTGAATTTGGCGCGCATTTTCACACCACACCAGATTCGTGGCGTGAAAAAGTAGATGCAGCCTACCACAACGGATGCAAACGCTTTGACGGAGCAATAAAGGGCTATGGAGGCTGTCCGATGGCCAAAGATGAGTTGGTAGGCAATATGCCTACCGAAAATCTGGTTACTTATTTTGAAGAAGTACAGGAATCTACAGGCATCAACAAAGAGCGTTTGAAGGAAGCAATACTGGCAGCAAGTCGCGTTTTCCCTGCTTAAAGT from Chitinophagales bacterium encodes:
- the mvaB gene encoding hydroxymethylglutaryl-CoA lyase: MQGIKVFIPTEAKVEYINALLKVGFDTIDVGSFVSARYVPQMADTADVLRQIHWSESSSKLSVIVANVRGAIEACQYPQVTYLGYPFSISETFQLRNTNSTMEKALKTVASIREIASRKGKGFVVYLSMAFGNPYGDPWSLEIAEKWVAEIDQFQVQYISLSDTIGVARPDVIEDFFKHFTHRFPHIEFGAHFHTTPDSWREKVDAAYHNGCKRFDGAIKGYGGCPMAKDELVGNMPTENLVTYFEEVQESTGINKERLKEAILAASRVFPA